The following are encoded in a window of Candidatus Desulfarcum epimagneticum genomic DNA:
- the comM gene encoding Competence protein ComM, with protein MLKSPEKIKRVITLKKGGRLLARVLSGAVIGIDAYRVEVEVDISRGLPMYATVGLPDAAVRESRERVKSAVVNSGYLFPDDRITVNLAPAHIRKEGPGFDLPIATGILAATRVIPSSAMNDFLILGELSLDGRVKPVKGSLSMALAARDAGLKGVIVPAENAPESAAVKGVSVYPARTLHQVADFLRGTSPIRPQKNDVRALFESENPNGSRPDFSEVKGQEHMKRALEVAAAGGHNVIMIGPPGSGKTMLAKRMPGILPPLSFDEALETTRVFSVAGLLERGQALVRQRPFRSPHHTISDAGLIGGGQNPRPGEVSLAHNGTLFLDELPEFKKNALEVLRQPLEDLRVTIARAASTVTYPAAFMLLAAMNPCPCGFYSDPRHECRCSARRIQRYRSKISGPLLDRLDIHLEAPAVDYRDLAGEPAGETSAEIRKRVTAARRVQSERFAQSPGIHCNAQMASRHIRRHCEINGASLNLLEAAMEKLGLSARAYTRILKISRTIADLDGEKRVLPAHIAEAVQYRGLDRGKRAA; from the coding sequence ATGTTAAAATCGCCCGAAAAAATTAAAAGGGTCATCACGCTAAAAAAAGGGGGACGTTTGCTGGCAAGGGTTTTAAGCGGCGCCGTGATCGGAATCGACGCGTACCGGGTGGAAGTGGAGGTGGACATCTCCCGGGGCCTTCCCATGTACGCCACGGTGGGGCTTCCCGACGCCGCGGTGAGGGAAAGCAGGGAACGGGTCAAATCGGCCGTGGTGAACTCCGGATATCTCTTTCCCGACGACCGGATCACCGTGAATCTGGCGCCCGCCCATATCCGAAAGGAGGGGCCGGGCTTTGACCTGCCCATCGCCACCGGTATCCTCGCGGCCACCCGGGTCATCCCCTCGTCCGCCATGAACGATTTCCTCATTTTGGGAGAGCTTTCCCTGGACGGCCGGGTCAAGCCGGTCAAAGGCTCCCTTTCCATGGCCCTGGCCGCCAGGGACGCGGGGCTCAAAGGCGTCATCGTCCCGGCTGAAAACGCGCCGGAGTCCGCCGCGGTCAAAGGCGTTTCGGTCTATCCGGCCAGGACCCTTCACCAGGTGGCGGATTTTTTGAGGGGGACCTCTCCCATCCGGCCGCAGAAAAACGATGTCCGGGCCCTGTTTGAATCTGAAAACCCAAACGGCTCCAGACCCGATTTTTCCGAGGTCAAGGGCCAGGAGCACATGAAACGCGCCCTGGAAGTGGCCGCCGCCGGGGGGCACAACGTCATCATGATCGGCCCGCCGGGATCGGGAAAAACCATGCTGGCCAAGCGGATGCCCGGAATTTTGCCCCCCCTTTCCTTTGACGAGGCCCTTGAGACCACCCGGGTTTTTTCCGTGGCCGGACTCCTGGAAAGGGGACAGGCCCTGGTCAGACAGCGGCCTTTCCGCTCCCCCCACCACACCATATCCGACGCCGGGCTCATCGGGGGCGGCCAGAACCCGCGCCCCGGGGAAGTGAGCCTGGCCCACAACGGGACGCTTTTTTTAGACGAGCTTCCCGAATTTAAAAAAAACGCGCTGGAGGTTCTGCGCCAGCCCCTTGAGGACCTGCGGGTGACCATCGCCCGCGCCGCCTCCACGGTCACGTACCCGGCGGCCTTCATGCTGCTGGCGGCCATGAACCCGTGTCCGTGCGGTTTTTACTCAGACCCCCGGCATGAGTGCCGGTGCTCGGCGCGCCGGATTCAGCGATACCGCTCCAAAATCTCGGGCCCCCTGCTGGACCGCCTGGACATCCATTTAGAGGCCCCGGCGGTGGACTACCGGGACCTGGCCGGCGAGCCCGCCGGGGAGACCTCGGCCGAAATCCGAAAGCGGGTGACCGCGGCCCGGCGCGTTCAGTCCGAAAGATTCGCCCAAAGCCCCGGCATCCACTGCAACGCCCAGATGGCCAGCCGCCACATCAGACGCCACTGCGAAATCAACGGCGCGTCTTTAAATCTGCTTGAGGCCGCCATGGAAAAACTGGGCCTTTCGGCCCGGGCCTACACCCGGATTTTGAAAATCAGCCGCACCATCGCCGACCTGGACGGGGAAAAGCGCGTCCTGCCCGCCCATATCGCCGAAGCGGTTCAGTACCGGGGTCTGGACAGGGGAAAACGAGCGGCGTGA
- a CDS encoding conserved hypothetical protein (Evidence 4 : Unknown function but conserved in other organisms), translated as MRIAIIASGLLTGKDARRQMSGVEKRLEEEKIDFDVHIARRHNHAMEIAAGLPLSEYDAVAPMGGDGTNFQVLNGLARSAGPEGPPPLAILPAGRGNSFARDLGIENMDDALSALARGRLRRVDVCRFSQGPEAYYFINLMGVGFVADVARTASRLRWLGTAGYVAGVLYRTASLSFYEMELEIDGEATLEKNCFVEICNSRYTGGDMLMAPEAEIDDGLFDVVIVRPLSRAGLLWTLPKIFKGTHGENPAARFQRAKSLKIRTEVKKALLPDGELFGSTPARVDVMPGMARYFS; from the coding sequence GTGAGGATCGCCATCATCGCCAGCGGGCTTTTAACCGGCAAAGACGCCCGGAGACAAATGTCCGGGGTTGAAAAGCGCCTGGAAGAAGAAAAGATCGATTTTGACGTTCACATCGCCCGGCGGCACAACCACGCCATGGAAATCGCGGCGGGCCTGCCGCTTTCGGAGTACGACGCCGTGGCCCCCATGGGCGGGGACGGGACCAACTTCCAGGTTTTAAACGGGCTGGCCCGGTCCGCCGGTCCGGAGGGCCCGCCGCCCCTGGCCATTTTGCCCGCCGGCCGGGGAAACTCGTTCGCCAGAGACCTGGGAATCGAAAATATGGACGACGCCTTGAGCGCCCTGGCCCGGGGCCGCCTTCGCCGGGTGGATGTCTGCCGCTTTTCCCAGGGCCCGGAGGCTTATTATTTCATTAACCTCATGGGAGTGGGATTTGTGGCCGACGTGGCGCGGACCGCGTCGCGGCTCAGATGGCTGGGGACGGCGGGCTATGTGGCCGGGGTCCTTTATCGGACCGCGTCGCTTTCCTTTTACGAAATGGAGCTTGAAATAGACGGCGAGGCGACTTTGGAGAAAAATTGTTTTGTGGAAATCTGCAATTCGCGTTATACCGGGGGCGACATGCTCATGGCGCCGGAGGCTGAGATCGACGACGGCCTCTTTGATGTGGTCATCGTCCGCCCTCTTTCCAGGGCCGGCCTTCTTTGGACCCTGCCCAAAATTTTCAAAGGGACCCACGGCGAAAACCCGGCCGCGCGGTTTCAACGGGCAAAAAGTTTAAAAATTCGAACCGAGGTTAAAAAGGCCCTGCTTCCGGACGGCGAGCTTTTCGGCTCCACCCCCGCCCGGGTGGATGTCATGCCGGGCATGGCGAGGTATTTTTCATGA
- the plsC gene encoding PlsC2: predicted 1-acyl-sn-glycerol-3-phosphate acyltransferase has translation MKIIVSAVLWAIGLIHAAFAFSLVIGSLVFFSNRRTHALAKALARSQLFVMGARLEVRGRERFDPEKSYFIMGNHQSLFDVFVIPPAVSLFIVAVEAASHFSWPVWGSFTTRWGNIPIARSERGKALAALEKAGDILKDGVSLLILPEGHRTMTGDIREFKKGPFYLALEAGVDILPFAMAGVYEYKSKHSWLLNPGKVVVEFGEPIAYEFFKNMSVDEIKDETRARMIRLKDSAQDRI, from the coding sequence ATGAAAATCATTGTGTCGGCGGTTTTATGGGCCATCGGGCTGATTCACGCGGCCTTCGCCTTTTCTCTGGTCATCGGGTCTCTGGTCTTTTTTTCCAACAGGAGGACCCACGCCCTGGCCAAGGCGCTGGCCCGGTCCCAGCTTTTTGTCATGGGCGCCCGGCTGGAGGTCCGGGGCCGGGAGAGATTCGACCCGGAAAAATCCTACTTCATCATGGGGAACCACCAGAGCCTGTTCGACGTGTTCGTGATTCCGCCGGCGGTGTCTTTGTTTATCGTGGCCGTGGAGGCGGCCAGCCATTTTTCATGGCCTGTCTGGGGGTCCTTCACCACCCGGTGGGGCAACATTCCCATCGCCCGGAGCGAGAGGGGAAAGGCCCTCGCGGCCCTGGAAAAGGCGGGAGACATACTGAAAGACGGGGTGTCCCTTCTGATTCTTCCCGAGGGCCACCGCACCATGACCGGCGATATCCGGGAGTTTAAAAAAGGCCCGTTTTACCTGGCGCTTGAAGCCGGGGTGGATATTTTGCCCTTTGCCATGGCCGGGGTGTATGAGTACAAAAGCAAACACAGCTGGCTGCTCAACCCCGGAAAGGTCGTGGTGGAGTTCGGAGAGCCCATTGCTTACGAATTTTTTAAAAACATGTCGGTGGACGAGATCAAAGACGAGACCCGGGCCCGGATGATCCGCCTGAAAGACTCGGCGCAGGACCGGATTTGA